One Leptospira kanakyensis DNA segment encodes these proteins:
- a CDS encoding sulfate ABC transporter substrate-binding protein, giving the protein MKKNTHISNQKQRISAILCIFLSVLSFTSLASEGTFLHVSFDPTRELYEEINKSFLKEWKAKKGSEFAIQQSHGGSGKQARAVIDGLDADVVSLALSYDIDSISAKSGLIDANWQKKLPNNSVPYYSTIVFLVRKSNPKKIKDWDDIVKPGVSIITPNPKTSGGARWNYLAAYGFAKRKYKSDEKATEFIKALFKNTSVLDTGARGSTTTFVQRGIGDVLITWENEAKLSLDEEKRSGKNTLEVVYPSESIRAETPVAVVTKTATEKGNLEKATSYLEFLYTKEGQSIIAKHFFRPTDKAVAKSSAKEFPNIKLFSLSDLGETWDSAQKKHFADAGVFDAIYKTP; this is encoded by the coding sequence ATGAAAAAGAATACCCATATTTCGAACCAAAAACAAAGAATTTCTGCAATATTGTGCATTTTCCTTAGTGTATTGAGTTTCACCTCACTCGCAAGCGAAGGCACTTTCCTCCATGTGTCCTTTGACCCGACGAGAGAATTGTACGAAGAAATTAACAAATCCTTCCTAAAAGAATGGAAGGCTAAAAAAGGCAGCGAGTTTGCCATCCAACAATCCCACGGTGGGTCAGGAAAACAAGCTAGGGCCGTGATTGATGGGCTCGATGCAGACGTAGTGAGTCTTGCTCTTTCCTATGACATTGATAGCATTTCCGCCAAATCGGGATTAATCGATGCAAATTGGCAAAAAAAACTTCCAAACAATAGTGTTCCTTACTATTCAACCATCGTATTTTTGGTTCGTAAATCCAATCCTAAAAAAATCAAAGATTGGGATGATATCGTAAAACCAGGAGTTTCTATCATCACTCCTAACCCAAAAACAAGTGGTGGCGCTCGTTGGAATTATTTGGCAGCTTATGGATTTGCGAAACGTAAATACAAATCTGATGAAAAAGCAACAGAGTTTATCAAGGCTCTCTTTAAAAATACATCGGTTCTTGATACGGGAGCTCGCGGGTCTACAACTACTTTTGTCCAAAGAGGAATTGGTGATGTTCTCATCACTTGGGAAAACGAAGCAAAACTTTCACTTGATGAAGAAAAAAGATCTGGTAAAAACACTTTAGAAGTTGTGTATCCATCAGAATCAATCAGAGCAGAAACTCCGGTTGCTGTAGTTACCAAAACTGCTACAGAAAAAGGCAATTTGGAAAAAGCGACTTCCTACTTAGAATTTCTTTATACAAAAGAAGGACAATCGATCATTGCTAAACATTTTTTTAGACCGACAGATAAGGCCGTGGCAAAATCTTCTGCAAAAGAATTTCCCAACATTAAATTATTTTCCCTATCCGATTTAGGGGAAACTTGGGATTCTGCTCAGAAAAAACATTTTGCAGATGCAGGTGTCTTTGATGCCATCTACAAAACCCCTTAA
- the cysT gene encoding sulfate ABC transporter permease subunit CysT, which translates to MLIETRPYKKLHFGISLGLTVFYSSAVVVIPLLGLFFHSLGIGVSGILEVFSDERIRSALFLSFSVGFISALINLFVGFLFAWVLVRYNFPFKKLLDTLIDLPFTLPTAVAGIALTTIYSQNGIIGSYFEQWGIKIAYTPIGIVIALVFIGFPFVVRTVQPVIEELPKELEESARCLGATPFQTFYKVLLPELWPSLLAGTGMAFARSIGEYGSVVFISGNIPGKTEILPLLIVTKLEQYEYEKATSIALVMLLTSFVFMFLINLLQERASKKLS; encoded by the coding sequence ATGCTTATAGAAACCCGGCCGTATAAAAAATTACATTTTGGAATCAGTTTAGGACTGACTGTCTTTTATTCGTCCGCGGTTGTCGTCATTCCACTTCTAGGACTCTTTTTCCATTCCCTTGGGATTGGAGTTTCAGGAATCCTGGAAGTGTTTTCAGATGAAAGAATTCGTTCCGCACTTTTTTTAAGTTTCAGTGTGGGTTTCATTTCGGCACTGATCAATCTCTTTGTGGGATTTTTATTTGCTTGGGTTCTTGTCAGATATAACTTTCCTTTCAAAAAATTACTCGATACCTTAATCGATTTACCTTTTACCTTACCCACTGCGGTTGCAGGAATTGCGCTTACTACAATTTATTCTCAAAATGGAATCATTGGATCCTACTTTGAACAGTGGGGAATTAAAATTGCCTACACTCCGATTGGAATTGTCATAGCTCTTGTTTTTATTGGATTTCCTTTTGTTGTAAGAACGGTTCAACCAGTCATCGAAGAGTTACCTAAAGAATTAGAAGAAAGCGCACGCTGCCTTGGTGCCACACCATTCCAAACTTTTTATAAAGTTTTACTTCCTGAACTTTGGCCTTCCCTTCTCGCAGGAACAGGAATGGCTTTTGCACGAAGTATCGGGGAATACGGATCTGTTGTTTTTATTTCCGGAAACATTCCAGGAAAAACTGAGATCCTTCCACTCCTGATCGTCACCAAACTAGAACAATACGAATACGAAAAAGCCACTTCCATTGCTCTTGTCATGTTACTCACATCCTTCGTATTTATGTTTTTGATTAATTTACTCCAAGAACGGGCTTCCAAAAAATTATCATGA